The following are encoded together in the Bradymonas sediminis genome:
- the gyrB gene encoding DNA topoisomerase (ATP-hydrolyzing) subunit B gives MSEEQPTISPQATENHLDAEIDPTVDSSNTYTASSIQVLEGLEAVRKRPGMYIGDTDDGSGLHHMVYECVDNSIDEALAGHCDTVSVVIRADNVITIEDNGRGMPVDIHEKTGKSAAEVIMTVLHAGGKFDQNSYKVSGGLHGVGVSVVNALSEWLKLEIKRDGKIWFQEYRRGVPVEDVAEIGKAKTTGTKVTFKPDDDIFELTTFSYEVLSKRLREQAYLNAGVRITITDERDGKHHDFSFEGGINSFVKDLNKNKQPLHDEPIYIRSMLEEEGVQVEVSMQWNDSYNSTIFCYTNNIHNPDGGSHLSGLRAALTRSINAYGISNDIIKETLNGDDIREGLTAVLSVKMPDPKFSSQTKGKLVSNEITGIVQSVVNEKLGYFLNENPGAAKAIAQKALAASRARDAARKAREIARKSALNSVGALPGKLADCQSRDPKECEIYIVEGDSAGGSAKQGRERRFQAILPLRGKILNVEKARFDKMLSNNEISMIISALGCGIGDEYFDVDKLRYHKIVLMTDADVDGSHIRTLLLTFFYRQMPELVTGGYLYIAQPPLFGIKRGRSVQYVKDERELNEYLIDRVKSNVLIRGSSGQEMSGEELETFVHEMLSYRRLSNQLSRRTDKRVADELVRAAITLEDLQDADTLRARMETVREKLKKDFPNTHWHAPMISESPEYDDFYQAVWHTRVSGALVKTKVDRDLVSSLEYTELVRIWGVFHGLGDTVTVEGRIEDTYETIDALLTAILDAGRKGQTVQRYKGLGEMNPEQLWETTMDPERRTFLQVRVEDAVEADEMFTVLMGDQVEPRREFIETNALNVRNLDV, from the coding sequence ATGTCAGAGGAACAACCCACCATCTCGCCGCAAGCCACCGAAAATCATCTCGACGCCGAGATCGATCCCACGGTTGACTCAAGCAATACCTATACCGCCTCAAGCATTCAGGTGCTCGAGGGTCTGGAAGCGGTGCGCAAGCGCCCGGGTATGTATATCGGCGACACCGATGACGGTTCAGGCCTGCATCATATGGTCTATGAGTGCGTCGATAACTCCATCGACGAGGCTCTGGCCGGCCACTGTGACACGGTCAGCGTGGTGATTCGCGCCGACAATGTCATCACGATTGAGGATAACGGTCGCGGTATGCCGGTCGATATCCACGAAAAGACCGGCAAATCGGCGGCCGAGGTTATCATGACCGTGCTGCACGCCGGCGGTAAATTCGACCAGAACTCCTATAAAGTCTCCGGCGGCCTTCACGGCGTGGGCGTCTCGGTCGTCAACGCCCTGAGCGAGTGGCTCAAGCTTGAGATCAAGCGCGACGGCAAGATCTGGTTCCAGGAATACCGCCGCGGTGTTCCGGTCGAGGACGTCGCCGAGATCGGCAAGGCCAAGACCACCGGCACCAAGGTGACGTTTAAGCCCGACGACGATATCTTCGAGCTGACGACCTTTAGCTACGAGGTGCTCTCCAAGCGCCTGCGCGAGCAGGCCTACCTCAACGCCGGCGTGCGCATCACCATCACCGACGAGCGCGACGGTAAGCACCACGACTTCAGCTTCGAAGGCGGCATCAACTCCTTCGTCAAAGACCTCAATAAGAATAAGCAGCCCCTGCACGACGAGCCGATCTATATCCGCTCGATGCTCGAGGAGGAGGGTGTTCAGGTCGAAGTCAGCATGCAGTGGAATGACTCGTATAACTCCACGATCTTCTGCTATACCAACAACATTCATAACCCCGACGGCGGTAGCCACCTGTCGGGTTTGCGCGCCGCGCTGACCCGCTCGATCAACGCCTACGGCATCTCCAACGATATCATTAAGGAGACCCTCAACGGCGACGATATCCGCGAGGGCCTGACCGCCGTTTTGTCGGTGAAGATGCCCGACCCGAAATTCTCCAGCCAGACCAAGGGCAAGCTGGTCTCCAACGAGATCACCGGCATCGTGCAGTCGGTCGTCAACGAGAAGCTGGGGTATTTCCTCAACGAGAACCCCGGCGCCGCCAAGGCCATCGCCCAGAAGGCGCTGGCCGCCAGCCGCGCGCGCGACGCCGCGCGCAAGGCCCGCGAGATCGCGCGTAAGTCGGCCCTTAACTCCGTCGGCGCGCTGCCCGGAAAGCTCGCCGACTGCCAGTCGCGCGACCCCAAGGAGTGCGAAATCTACATCGTCGAGGGTGATTCGGCAGGTGGTTCCGCCAAGCAGGGACGCGAGCGCCGATTCCAGGCGATCCTCCCGCTGCGTGGTAAGATCCTCAACGTCGAGAAAGCTCGCTTCGATAAGATGCTGTCGAATAACGAGATCTCGATGATCATCTCGGCGCTGGGCTGCGGCATCGGCGACGAATATTTCGACGTCGACAAGCTGCGCTACCACAAAATCGTGCTGATGACTGACGCCGACGTCGACGGTAGCCATATCCGCACGCTGCTGTTGACGTTCTTCTACCGCCAGATGCCCGAATTGGTCACCGGCGGCTACCTCTATATCGCCCAGCCGCCGCTGTTCGGCATCAAGCGCGGCCGCTCGGTGCAATACGTCAAAGACGAGCGCGAGCTCAACGAATATCTCATCGACCGGGTCAAATCGAACGTCCTCATCCGCGGCAGCAGTGGCCAGGAGATGAGCGGCGAGGAGCTTGAGACCTTCGTGCACGAGATGTTGAGCTACCGCCGCCTGAGCAACCAGCTCAGCCGGCGCACCGACAAGCGGGTGGCCGACGAGCTGGTGCGCGCCGCCATCACCCTGGAGGACCTGCAGGACGCCGACACCTTGCGCGCCCGAATGGAGACCGTGCGTGAGAAGCTCAAAAAGGACTTCCCCAATACCCATTGGCACGCGCCGATGATCAGCGAGAGTCCCGAGTATGACGACTTCTACCAGGCGGTCTGGCACACCCGCGTATCCGGCGCGCTGGTCAAAACCAAGGTCGACCGCGACCTGGTCAGCAGCCTCGAATATACCGAGCTGGTCCGCATCTGGGGCGTCTTCCACGGGCTCGGTGACACGGTCACCGTCGAGGGCCGCATCGAAGATACCTACGAGACCATCGACGCGCTGTTGACCGCGATTCTCGACGCCGGGCGCAAGGGCCAGACGGTCCAGCGCTACAAAGGTCTCGGTGAGATGAACCCGGAGCAACTCTGGGAGACCACCATGGACCCGGAGCGGCGCACCTTCTTGCAGGTGCGGGTCGAGGACGCCGTCGAGGCCGACGAGATGTTCACCGTCCTGATGGGCGACCAGGTCGAACCGCGACGCGAGTTCATCGAGACCAACGCGCTCAACGTGCGTAACCTGGACGTCTAA